From the Cololabis saira isolate AMF1-May2022 chromosome 13, fColSai1.1, whole genome shotgun sequence genome, the window GTACAAGAACACATCAAAGACTCCTCCAACCACAAGCCATCGACACTCGGTCTCCGGTGACAGCTATTCCATCACGGCAGTAAAAAGGGAAGATGCGGGCAGCTACTggtgcagagcagagcagagagagagcaaCGTCGTTACTGAGGCCCGGGTTGTGCTCAACGTGTCAGGTGAGCGGACACAACCCCTGCAGGTGTGCATCAGGTTTCCCCTCCATGCACACAGCTAGACACAATTAGTGTGAAGCTTGTGTAGTGCAGGATTGAATTCCATTACAGCAGCACAAATCTGTAGCTGCTTTTATGTTCCTCAAATTCATATTGAGTTCAATTACATTAATTTTAGATAAATatgcataaatatataaatatgcaCAAATCTTAGCAGTCTCGTCCCAGATAGGAAAACATGGCTTTTAATCAGCTCCTTTCTTTGGTTCACATTTGACTTTGATTCAAGGTCAGTATAAATATTTAACCTTGGCCACATGTTGCATACCATGTCAAAACTATTATATGAAATTTGGGCCACATCTGGCTCCTACAACACATACCAAAACACATGTTTTGCCCAGTTTATGAACTTTTAACATGTCTGACTCACAGGGCACTTGCTAGTACCATTACTAAGCCATAAGTGCCAAATGTAGCCTGGATTAGGCCCAAATGTGATTCAATTAAGTTCATTTTGTTtatggctttacaatttaacttgCCGATTCTTTTcatcggacaagaatatttagggttttaaatacctgacatgtttcggcgattacttccgccttcatcagagtgacaggatagtgtgtgtgtgtcgccaATTTACTCACCTGTCAATCTGACAGGTCAGTCACGCCTCCTTTTAACATCAGCCGATAAATTGGCGGGACACACATACTGTCCcctgactctgatgaaggcggaagtaatcgccgaaacatgtcagaTATTTAAAACCCTAAACACTCTTGTCCGACGAAAACAATCGGCAAGTTAAATAGGTCCAAATGTGTCTGTTATGACACATTTGTGTCTGTTATGTGGGAGGTGACAATGTCACCTCCCACATAACAGACACATTTGTCACCGTGACATGGGCGGTTTGCTCAGAAAGTTTGCAGGTAATTGCATGATGAAAAATGTACCAAATATATGTTTAAATGAAACGTACATGAACAGTGGCCTGGACTGTGGACAGCAGACATGAATGATATGGGGTATGAATGCAAAAGTGCAGAACAAGTAGTCCTCAAGTCTAGAGACAACTGATATTGTAAAATTAAAGGAGATGGTGCTTCCCGAGGTTTAAAATAATTGGGCAGATGAGATTTGGGACCAAAACTACATATCTAATGTGTAATTAAATGTGAAAAGTACCTTGgccttgaagaagaaaaaacttgcCTGATGTGTGACCGTGAAGAAATAtaaatagaaaaacaaatatCACTTTGTTGTGTTTGGCTTTTTTAATTGGAAAATCCACAAGGAGTTGTTCATTAACATAAAGACTGAGGACAAATACTGATGATTCAGCTGCtgagctgtgttttttttaaagacaacaccaacaacaacacacacacacattaaagaTGGCAAAATATTCAGAATAAGTGTGGTACAAAAGGAACGGAGCGTATTTGGGGATACAGTATACATCTATTTTTGTGGTAAAATGCTTCATGTGGTGTGATATGTTTCTTTCTAAAAGTGCCATATAATTAAATTGTCttttttgcacacacacacacacacacacacacacacgcacacacgcacacacgcacacacacacacacacacacacacacacacacacacacacacacacacacacacacacacacacacacacacacacacacacacacacacacacacacacacacacacacaatgagtTTTGCATTTAAAGCAAGCAGATTTATACATAAATCATCAGCATGGAACAACGCGTCCCTTAATACGGAGTGATCCTCACTGTCCTGTTTTATCCTCCCTCCTCAGGGCGGCCTCCTCCCTTACTGACTCTGACTCCCAGCACCAGACAGTTCTTCGCAGGGGAGCGTTTCACCCTGCAGTGTCCTGCATCTCAGTCTGCCTCGGGCTGGAAGCTGAGGCATTTCTCTCCTGGACGTCCAGACAGGATCACAGTCGATCAGAAAAGGACGTGTCCACCACTAGATGGTGCTATCAGAGCAAACACGTCTGATGGATGTGTCTTCACGGCTGCCAGTGGGAACAGTGGACTGTACTGGTGTGAAGGAGCAGGGGGCCGCAGCAGTGCAGTCAACATCACAGTAAGCTGTGAGTCCTTGGTAGAAGTGATGCTAGAGTGTGGATGAAGTGGGGAAGATGCTTTAAAATTCCTTCTCTAAGTGTCTGTGCTTATATACCATAAATATGACAATATAAAATGGGAATTTTACTAAGTTGACTATCTCTGATCCACAGATGGTAACATCATCTTGAAGACTCCAGCCTTCGCTGTAGCCGAGGGAGATAAAGTGGTCTTGTCCTGTCATTACAAGATAGGCAATCAGGGGAAAACAATCTTCCTTAAGGGGAATGAAGGGGAAATCTTTACTTCCAACTCTTCCAGTTCAGACAAAGCCATAAATTGGACTACTGAGAATGTGACACCCAAAGATGAAGGcctgtacaggtgtgtatctcaggatggaaagatggagagCCCAGCAAGCTGGCTATCGGTGACTCCCGACAGAGGTCAGTGGTGTCTTGGTTGCATTTGTTGATGGTCTTTATTGTAACTGAGTCAGTGGCAGATGCCAGTTGTGTACTTCATACAACTTTATCTCAACTGTTGGGACTGCAACCTCTTTATTGTCTGTACATTCATTTACCCATTTAAGACGGAATATTCCACAATAATATCAACAACTGGGTAAAACAAAGAGTGACATGGTTTTATGTGACATGCCTGAAGGTTTTCTGGTTAAGGCCCTTACAGTTTTAAATAGGTCACCATGACTTTACAGAAAATTACCCACAATTTTAAGCAAAATTGTCTTCAGTAATCAGTTACTGGCTGGTGAATTGTTTAGATGCTCCCAGCATGTGTGctaaaaataagatgaaactgAAAACCAAGAACAAAGCTGCTTTTATATAGTGTATGCTGCTTTAAAATAGTGACTTGAGGTGTAAAAAGTAAATTTGCTTCCCCTGATTATTGTACTAATGTGATAGTGGACCATATTAAGAATTTTGATTGATCTTGGTAAAAACATAATTGATTCTGTTACTAACTGATGCTTTTAGAGTGCAAATGTATAATATTTGTCATATTTCCATCAGGAACCTGGAAATGGATCATTGTGACATGCAGCATTGTGCTTCTGTGTCTTATTCCTCTGACTGTTTGGTTAGTTAAGTGCCACAGGTAAGCTAACTTTAGCTAACGTCACCTCTTACTCTTTAATGTATGCTGTTTAACCTTTACAAGACACTAAAGATTAGACGAGTCCTCTTATGAACtaagggccttcgctctggcttgggtcattttgaccagaGCGTTAGTGCCTTGCAAGCGTAAATAGGAACACATTATAATTATATCAGACTATTTAACACTCGACTGATTTTTGCTTCCAGGTGTCCGACACTTTGCACTTCCAGCTGGTGGCCACTTGTTAAAGATGATGTACCAGCAGTGCCGCTTCCTGCAACCAAGCAGGATGTGACAGAAGTGCAGTGGGACTTGTCCTGGATGGAGATGTCCAGTCTACTGGATAAGCAGTTATATCCTGGCACTTAGAGGGTAGCGGCCATCTGAAGAAGATAGAAAACTGCCAGTTCACTGTGTCAGTCTGGTAAATAGACCAGAGCCTTTTCAGCATGAGATGATTTTCCTGCAAGGATTTCTTCTTTAGTGACAATAGAAAAACAAGCATAGAGATTTTATAGTGACTTCAAATGTTTATACAGATTAACACACAAATTCGATTTTACAATTACAatgaagaagaaacaaaacagacacCGGGTTAATGCCTAATTTCTATTTGCTTGAGTGCTCTTATGAGATACATCCGTTATTATTTCTATGGGACCCGGAGTAATCGCTGACAAAGTTGCTAAACATCTTtcgtatttgtgtttttttttcgaaGTGTGATTTGCCCTGCACGTGTTGAAAATGTTCAACTTGTGCTGGTATTAGAGAGAACGTATAAGCTACAGTGTGCTAGCATCCAGTTCTAGTTCGCACTGGGCAAATAACATGCAGGCTTTTGAAAAATTAACTTTCATTTGTTTGACTATGTAGTAGTCAAACACAGGCAATAGTTAGAAACCAGTTTCCCACGGCAGCGACAAGTGGGCATTAACAACATTAGCATAGTTAGCATTGATTTGAAGCTAAACTGTCCATAATGTCAGGTAATCAACCTGCATGAACTACAGATCGGGCCTCTGGTGTATTCAACGCAACAAGAAAACTTGTTGGCTTGATGCTAACACTAACAAGTGCTCCTAATGCTACCTTGTTGCTGCAATGAGAAATAAACTTATTTTTTAGTTTATAACtaacagttttattttgattgtGTTAATCAAATACTTGTGTTAGACTGTGTTACTGTTGTGTGAATATTTTAAAGACAACAATAAATTGCTGATCTGCGACATTTAACTTGGGTATTGTTTCGGGAATTAGGGTTAGAATTGAGTCATATCAGAAGAATCACTCAACAAGCTCCCTGTGACATAAAAATACAGATTCTGCATTAAAAAATAGTTTATTCCTCTTGAGCTGAGCAACAGACAAATTTTCTTTAATTGATAAATAGCCTACTATACTGATTCTTCTGATTCATCTGGGTGatatttctttatatatttgtttattcatCAATTTGGTGGACACCCACTACTATTACCTGTTGGAGTTTGAACTGTGCTGCAGCAAGACCTGATGTTACCTCACTTATTAATCAGACCATGTATTACTTTTTTTCTGACTCATTTCCACACACAGTTGAAACTCTTGCGGCCATCAAAAATAAGCTCCTGAAAGCACTTTGACTTCTGTGGATTTTATACACCAACTGTACTCAATGTGTGCTTCTGATAAAACCGATGAAGTTGTAAATGAACTCTAAGTATTCTGGTATTTTCAAAAGTAAAACCAGTTAGACTGCTTTCAGGCAGTGTACGATGTCCTTGCGAGCACTTTGATATGTTGTTCACTCAAAGCGTAAAGTGAGAACTGAGCACACGGATGCAAAACAAATGCATGTGTGATTTAGCAGAAGACAGAATTTATCCACTTTGACACAAAAACGAAAGGGAAGACCcgagaaaatggaagacatagtTGGTGAGTAGATAAAGAAGTCCTGTTGaagaaaaatgtgttgtttAACTGGCTTGAGGATTCAATGGATCCTCAACAGAGATGGGTGTGGTGGCTGGTGGCTTAGCCTGGGATTTTTAATGTCTCTTAGGCAGTGGAGAAGCTCATGTTTAGTGAAGTTTCTCCACAATTTTGTACTCTTCAAATGTTACGGTATGCTTACTAACTGCAGGTACGGGTAGGAGGAAGACAGACACAAGGGTTACAGCAAACAGTCCCCATTTTTGCCACTACAACACCCTTTTTCATCCACGGCTCCATATCCTCTCTGACATGGTTCTGTTCAGCCAACCATGATTGTAATGCAAATGAGTACTTTATGGAACCATTAGCCTACGGTTACAACTCATatcaaaaaacaaatgaattcCATGGTATTTGATTAGGTAAACACTGAAAACCGGTCTGACACACACCGCCATCAGAGATAACCTGTGTTGATTATTCCAAATCATTTTACTGTACTGATTTTGAGGCCCCTCCTCTGGGCGATTCCTGTCCCTCATGGCTCTCTAATGGACCTGGACTCTGATGAATTATGTTCACTTTCCTGTCTGCTTGGCAGGGGTCCACTGCTTGGTAAGTAGCTGCTGGTGCATCTGGCGGCCAGCCAAGCCCTTCGTGTAGGCGGAGTTCTTACCACCCCCTTCCCAGGAAGGAGCTCCACTTTTACTTCTGCATGCTTTTAATGTTCTCTTTAGGTCATTCACTGTGGAAAAGTGCCTGAAATTAACTCAAACACTGAATCCTTAAACTTTTAAGACTGTAGGAGGTTGATAAGACCATTTTACAGTGGCCGTCATGTCGGGGTTGGCCTCGCTTTCTCTTACATACCTCTACCTACAC encodes:
- the LOC133457761 gene encoding Fc receptor-like protein 5, producing MVLVSLLLGFAAFILHSAMLKELPAPVVSVWPPGLELYSGESVFLQCKMESNSTLTWTYQWYKNTSKTPPTTSHRHSVSGDSYSITAVKREDAGSYWCRAEQRESNVVTEARVVLNVSGRPPPLLTLTPSTRQFFAGERFTLQCPASQSASGWKLRHFSPGRPDRITVDQKRTCPPLDGAIRANTSDGCVFTAASGNSGLYWCEGAGGRSSAVNITVSYGNIILKTPAFAVAEGDKVVLSCHYKIGNQGKTIFLKGNEGEIFTSNSSSSDKAINWTTENVTPKDEGLYRCVSQDGKMESPASWLSVTPDRGTWKWIIVTCSIVLLCLIPLTVWLVKCHRCPTLCTSSWWPLVKDDVPAVPLPATKQDVTEVQWDLSWMEMSSLLDKQLYPGT